From a region of the Panicum virgatum strain AP13 chromosome 2K, P.virgatum_v5, whole genome shotgun sequence genome:
- the LOC120690180 gene encoding aspartic proteinase nepenthesin-1-like, giving the protein MSSTSQVAPLAVLVFLVCATLASGAASVRVGLTRIHADPGIPASQLVRDALRRDMHRSAGRALGASDDGAAATTVSARTRKDQPNGGEYLMTLAIGTPPVAYPAIADTGSDLIWTQCAPCGGQCFRQPAPLYNPASSTTFGVLPCNSSLSMCVGALAGAAPPPGCACMYNQTYGTGWTAGVQGSETFTFGAAAADQARVPGIAFGCSNASSDDWTGSAGLVGLGRGALSLVSQLGAGRFSYCLTPFQDANSTSTLLLGPSAALNGTTGVRSTPFVASPAKAPMSTYYYLNLTGISLGTTALSISPNAFSLNADGSGGLIIDSGTTITSLVDAAYQQVRAAVKSLVTLPAIDGSDSTGLDLCFALPSPTSAPPAMPSMTLHFDGADMVLPAESYMISGSGVWCLAMRSQMDGAMSTLGNYQQQNMHILYDVRKETLSFAPAKCSTL; this is encoded by the coding sequence ATGTCGTCGACCTCGCAAgtggcgccgctcgccgtgctcGTCTTCCTGGTCTGCGCGACGCtcgcctccggcgccgccagcGTCCGCGTCGGGCTCACGCGCATCCACGCCGACCCCGGCATTCCCGCGTCCCAGCTCGTGCGCGACGCGCTGCGCCGCGACATGCACCggtccgccggccgcgcgctcgGGGCCTCCGACGACGGCGCTGCTGCCACCACGGTGTCCGCGCGCACCCGCAAGGACCAGCCCAACGGCGGCGAGTACCTGATGACGCTGGCCATCGGCACGCCGCCGGTGGCGTACCCGGCCATCGCGGACACCGGCAGCGACCTCATCTGGACGCAGTGCGCGCCCTGCGGCGGCCAGTGCTTCaggcagccggcgccgctgtacaacccggcgagctccaccaccTTCGGCGTGCTCCCGTGCAACAGCTCGCTGAGCATGTGCGTGGGGGCgctggccggcgccgcgccgccgccggggtgcgCGTGCATGTACAACCAGACGTACGGCACCGGGTGGACGGCGGGCGTCCAGGGCTCCGAGACCTTTACCTtcggggcggcggccgccgaccAGGCCCGCGTCCCCGGGATCGCCTTCGGGTGCAGCAACGCCAGCAGCGACGACTGGACCGGCTCGGCGGGGCTCGTCGGCCTGGGCAGGGGCGCCCTGTCGCTCGTCTCGCAGCTCGGCGCCGGCAGGTTCTCCTACTGCCTCACGCCGTTCCAGGACGCCAACAGCACCAGCACGCTCCTCCTCGGCCCGTCGGCGGCGCTCAACGGCACCACCGGCGTTCGTTCCACGCCATTCGTCGCCAGCCCGGCCAAGGCGCCCATGAGCACCTACTACTACCTCAACCTCACCGGCATATCCCTCGGCACGACGGCGCTGTCCATCTCTCCCAACGCCTTCTCCCTGAACGccgacggcagcggcgggctCATCATCGACTCCGGCACGACCATCACGTCGCTGGTCGACGCCGCGTACCAGCAGGTCCGCGCCGCCGTGAAGTCCCTGGTGACGCTGCCCGCGATCGACGGCTCGGACTCGACGGGGCTCGACCTGTGCTTCGCGCTGCCGTCCCCgacgtcggcgccgccggccatgccGAGCATGACGCTCCACTTCGACGGCGCGGACATGGTGCTCCCGGCGGAGAGCTACATGATCTCGGGCTCCGGCGTGTGGTGCCTGGCGATGCGGAGCCAGATGGACGGCGCGATGAGCACGCTCGGCAACTACCAGCAGCAGAACATGCACATCCTCTATGACGTCCGGAAGGAGACGCTGTCGTTTGCTCCGGCCAAATGCAGCACGCTCTGA
- the LOC120690186 gene encoding aspartic proteinase nepenthesin-1-like — protein sequence MSSTTTTAQMASLAVLTALVCAALAASGAAGVRVELTRVHSGATASQFVRDALRRDMHRHNTRQLAASTVTAPTRKNSPGGGEYLMTLAIGTPPLSYPAIADTGSNLIWTQCAPCSAQCFKQPAPLYNPASSTTFGVLPCDSSLSFCAAALAGAAPPPGCACPYNYTYGTGWTSGVQGSETFTFGSAADQTHVPGIAFGCSDASSDDFVGSAGLVGLGRGSLSLVSQLSAPKFSYCLTPFQDTSSTSTLLLGPSASLDGTTAVRSTPFVASPAEAPMNTYYYLNLKGISLGTTALSIRPDAFSLKADGTGGLIIDSGTTVTSLVDAAYQQVRAAVASLVTLPTTDGSAATGLDLCFALPSATSAPPAMPSMTLHFDGADMVLPVDSYMLLDSGLWCLAMQNTSNGARSTLGNYQQQDMHILYDVGQETLSFAPTKCSTL from the coding sequence ATGtcatcgacgacgacgacggcacaAATGGCGTCACTCGCCGTTCTCACTGCCCTCGTCTGCGCGGCGCTGGCCGCCTCCGGTGCCGCCGGCGTCCGCGTCGAGCTCACGCGCGTCCACTCCGGCGCCACCGCGTCCCAGTTCGTCCGCGACGCCCTGCGCCGCGACATGCACCGGCACAACACCCGGCAGCTAGCCGCGTCGACGGTGACCGCACCGACCAGAAAGAactcgcccggcggcggcgagtacCTGATGACGCTGGCCATCGGCACGCCGCCGCTGTCCTACCCGGCCATCGCCGACACGGGCAGCAACCTCATCTGGACGCAGTGCGCGCCCTGCAGCGCCCAGTGCTTCAAGCAGCCGGCGCCGCTCTACaacccggcgagctccaccaccTTCGGCGTGCTCCCGTGCGACAGCTCGCTGAGcttctgcgcggcggcgctcgccggggcggccccgccgccggggtGCGCGTGCCCGTACAACTACACGTACGGCACCGGGTGGACGTCGGGCGTCCAGGGCTCCGAGACCTTCACCTTCGGCTCGGCCGCCGACCAGACCCATGTCCCTGGCATCGCCTTCGGGTGCAGCGACGCGAGCAGCGACGACTTCGTCGGCTCGGCCGGGCTCGTCGGCCTCGGCAGGGGGAGCCTGTCGCTCGTCTCCCAGCTCAGCGCCCCCAAATTCTCCTACTGCCTCACGCCGTTCCAGGacaccagcagcaccagcacgCTCCTCCTCGGCCCGTCGGCGTCGCTCGACGGCACCACCGCCGTCCGCTCCACGCCGTTCGTCGCCAGCCCGGCCGAGGCGCCCATGAACACCTACTACTACCTCAACCTGAAGGGCATCTCTCTTGGTACGACGGCGCTGTCCATCCGGCCCGACGCCTTCTCCCTCAAGGCCGACGGCACCGGCGGGCTCATCATCGACTCCGGCACGACGGTCACGTCGCTGGTCGACGCGGCGTACCAGCaggtccgcgccgccgtcgcctcgctGGTGACGCTGCCGACAACAGACGGGTCCGCGGCGACGGGGCTCGACCTGTGCTTCGCGCTGCCGTCGGCgacgtcggcgccgccggccatgccGAGCATGACGCTCCACTTCGACGGCGCGGACATGGTGCTCCCGGTGGACAGCTACATGCTCCTGGACTCCGGCTTGTGGTGCCTGGCAATGCAGAACACGAGCAACGGCGCGAGAAGCACGCTCGGAAACTACCAGCAGCAGGACATGCACATCCTCTACGACGTTGGGCAAGAGACATTGTCGTTTGCTCCGACCAAGTGCAGCACGCTCTGA
- the LOC120695522 gene encoding aspartic proteinase nepenthesin-1-like — MAKRMVIHVGGESCSDGAAPSVEGIWKRQTQARRPPNSAALTYRNHHISYGTGWTSGVRATETFTFGSSPACQARVPGITFGCSNASSSDFSGSSSGLVGLGRGLLSLVSQLAAGRFSYCLTPFQDASSTSTLLLGEGAALGGAGVRSTPFVASPSRFPTRVFYYLNLTGISLGTKVLSIAPDAFSIKADGTGGIIIDSDTTITSLEDAVYQQIRAAVLSVATLPTTDGSAAMGLDLCFALPSPTSAPPAMPSMTLHFDGADMVLPAESYMISDSESGLWCLAMQNQTYGVSNILGVYQQQNMHFLFDVRKETLSFAPAKCSTL; from the exons ATGGCAAAGCGGATGGTAATCCACGTGGGCGGCGAGTCCTGCTCCGATGGTGCAGCTCCCTCCGTAGAGGGGATTTGGAAGCGGCAGACTCAAGCCAG GAGGCCGCCGAACAGTGCGGCTTTGACATATAGAAATCACCACATATCGTACGGCACCGGCTGGACGTCGGGCGTCCGGGCGACCGAGACGTTCACGTTCGGCTCGTCGCCGGCCTGCCAGGCCCGCGTCCCCGGCATAACCTTCGGGTGCAGCAACGCGAGCAGCAGCGACTTCAGCGGCTCGTCGTCGGGGCTCGTCGGGCTGGGCAGGGGGCTCCTGTCGCTCGTCTCGCAGCTCGCCGCTGGCAGGTTCTCCTACTGCCTCACGCCGTTCCAGGACGCCAGCAGCACCAGCACGCTCCTCctcggggagggggcggcgctcggcggcgccggcgtccgcTCCACGCCGTTCGTCGCCAGCCCGTCCAGGTTTCCCACGAGGGTGTTCTACTATCTCAACCTGACCGGCATATCCCTCGGCACGAAGGTTCTATCCATCGCTCCAGACGCCTTCTCCATCAAGGCCGACGGCACCGGCGGGATCATCATCGACTCCGACACGACGATCACATCGCTTGAGGACGCGGTGTACCAGCagatccgcgccgccgtgctctcgGTGGCGACGCTGCCCACGACAGACGGGTCGGCAGCAATGGGGCTCGACCTGTGCTTCGCGCTGCCGTCCCCgacgtcggcgccgccggccatgccGAGCATGACGCTCCACTTCGACGGCGCCGACATGGTGCTCCCCGCGGAGAGCTACATGATCTCCGACTCCGAGTCCGGCTTGTGGTGCCTGGCCATGCAGAACCAGACCTACGGCGTGTCGAACATTCTCGGCGTCTACCAGCAGCAGAATATGCACTTCCTCTTTGACGTCAGGAAGGAGACATTGTCGTTTGCTCCGGCCAAGTGCAGCACGCTCTGA
- the LOC120690209 gene encoding cysteine-rich receptor-like protein kinase 15 — protein MYPYPQVPYRSIGFFATTTTAPMSCIMLLIALLFLSSPKLLAESQSICSNANILYMRSSTYISNLNSLAEALFANVTNSNSHSARDTAGMGPDMIYGAVLCRGDTTPGTDCAYRLKKVLDAARNNSANSSCSSQRDITLFDDGYLVQLRFSDQDFISNFSNSQECIVRANLNPPPLGHVSEQFDSLVSKLMAELTEGATKKTARYETGQGWHTEKSQTVYGLVQCTEDMPPDMCRTCLNSAIKKREQMVKSGQMGGAILGVHCSFWYQTEVQFFAGAPVLSLNMPTPSKFWIWVTIGSFSVVVSISWLLVHIWIKTERKRERARFELQLLSMAIQNVINLWRIEEGNSGFSLYDFSQIKEATGNFSSENKLGQGGFGPVYKGLLPGGLEVAVKRLAACSVQGLLEFKNEIQLIAKLQHKNLVKLLGCCIQGDQEKMLVYEYMQNKSLDIFIFGKPAITFNHSHMLQFEVLTIFFKFFPYFCSYFADINRGGQLNWSMRLHIVDGVAQGLLYLHKHSRFCVVHRDLKASNILLDSDMTPKISDFGIARIFSSNMMESNTTRIVGTHGYISPEYAFDGVCSIKSDVFSFGVLVLEIISGKRTTGFYPYDGKLYNLISYAWKLWGVGEWRQLVCCRIGEDHEAIERCIQVALLCVQESAEDRPAMDVVVSMLNSENVSLPKPKQPAYFFVRSSGSEAPSCNINISITLAR, from the exons ATGTATCCATACCCACAAGTCCCATACAGAAGCATAGGTTTCTTTGCTACTACCACCACTGCACCAATGTCATGCATCATGCTACTTATTGCCCTCTTATTTCTTTCTTCCCCGAAGCTGTTAGCTGAAAGCCAGTCCATCTGCAGCAATGCTAACATCTTGTACATGCGAAGCAGTACCTACATCTCTAACCTAAATTCCCTCGCTGAAGCACTATTTGCCAATGTGACAAATTCAAACTCACACTCAGCTCGTGACACAGCTGGTATGGGTCCTGACATGATCTATGGAGCAGTGCTATGCCGAGGAGACACAACCCCCGGCACTGATTGTGCATACCGCCTCAAGAAGGTCCTTGATGCAGCAAGGAACAACTCAGCTAATAGTTCCTGCTCTTCCCAAAGGGACATAACCTTGTTTGATGATGGGTACCTGGTCCAGCTAAGATTCTCTGACCAGGATTTCATCTCCAACTTCAGCAACTCTCAGGAATGCATAGTGAGAGCTAATCTGAACCCTCCACCATTAGGTCATGTTTCAGAGCAGTTCGATAGTCTTGTCTCCAAGCTGATGGCAGAACTCACAGAAGGCGCAACAAAGAAAACAGCCAGGTACGAGACAGGCCAGGGCTGGCACACCGAGAAGAGCCAGACAGTATATGGCCTTGTGCAGTGCACAGAGGACATGCCGCCGGATATGTGCCGGACTTGCCTGAATAGCGCCATCAAGAAGAGGGAGCAGATGGTTAAAAGTGGCCAGATGGGCGGCGCAATCCTCGGTGTGCACTGCAGCTTTTGGTACCAAACAGAAGTTCAGTTTTTTGCTGGCGCGCCAGTGTTGTCATTAAATATGCCCACAC CAAGCAAATTTTGGATCTGGGTCACAATTGGATCGTTCTCAGTCGTGGTTTCAATTTCTTGGCTGCTTGTTCATATTTGGATCAAAACAGAGAGGAAAAGAG AAAGAGCAAGATTCGAACTACAATTGCTATCAATGGCAATACAAAATGTAATCAATTTGTGGAGGATTGAAGAAGGCAACTCAGGGTTTTCTCTGTATGATTTCTCTCAGATAAAGGAAGCCACAGGCAACTTCTCTAGTGAAAATAAACTTGGACAAGGTGGTTTTGGACCAGTTTATAAG GGCCTATTGCCTGGTGGTCTAGAAGTAGCGGTCAAAAGACTTGCAGCATGTTCGGTACAAGGTTTGTTAGAGTTCAAAAATGAAATTCAGCTGATAGCAAAACTTCAACACAAAAACCTCGTTAAGTTACTTGGCTGCTGTATCCAAGGAGATCAAGAGAAGATGCTTGTCTACGAATATATGCAAAACAAAAGCCTGGACATCTTCATATTCGGCAAGCCTGCCATAACTTTTAACCATTCTCACATGCTGCAATTTGAGGTgcttacaattttttttaaattttttccatatttttgttCTTATTTTGCAGATATTAACAGAGGAGGGCAGTTGAACTGGTCCATGCGTCTACACATTGTTGATGGGGTAGCGCAGGGGCTCTTGTATCTTCACAAGCACTCACGATTTTGTGTTGTTCATAGGGATCTGAAAGCAAGTAACATCCTCTTGGATAGCGACATGACTCCAAAAATTTCTGATTTTGGGATAGCAAGAATATTCAGCTCAAACATGATGGAATCAAATACAACCAGAATAGTAGGCACACA TGGCTACATATCTCCAGAGTATGCCTTTGATGGAGTTTGCTCAATCAAGTCAGACGTCTTTAGCTTTGGAGTCTTGGTCTTGGAAATTATAAGCGGAAAGAGGACTACTGGTTTCTATCCATATGATGGAAAATTATACAATCTCATTTCGTAT GCTTGGAAACTTTGGGGAGTTGGAGAATGGCGCCAGCTGGTTTGTTGTCGTATAGGAGAAGATCATGAAGCGATAGAAAGGTGCATTCAGGTGGCACTTTTATGTGTTCAAGAGAGCGCAGAGGACAGACCTGCTATGGATGTTGTGGTTAGCATGCTAAACAGTGAGAATGTGAGCCTGCCCAAGCCAAAGCAACCAGCTTACTTCTTTGTGCGCTCTAGCGGGTCAGAAGCTCCATCATGCAATATTAATATAAGTATTACGCTAGCAAGATAA